The Caenorhabditis elegans chromosome II genome has a segment encoding these proteins:
- the F49C5.12 gene encoding uncharacterized protein (Confirmed by transcript evidence): MIFALLLAPLMCTAQTIPADIYPLNMNFSVFRPTASLDVVYSMLSRYTTNKATPIAFIFDEKITSNPRTWMDPCYERFFETPDAYFTVFWKDVTTITMYCEVYVLSSVVASKIPPTFPANMLVRIEEFVPRCP; this comes from the exons ATGATTTTCGCCTTGCTCCTCGCTCCACTCATGTGCACCGCTCAA ACAATTCCGGCAGATATATACCCCCTCAACATGAATTTCTCCGTGTTCAGACCAACAGCAAGCCTAGATGTTGTGTACAGCATGCTTTCAAGGTACACTACCAACAAAGCG ACTCCAATTGCCTTCATATTTGACGAGAAAATCACTTCTAACCCCCGTACCTGGATGGACCCCTGTTATGAGCGGTTCTTCGAAACTCCTGATGCATATTTTACTGTGTTTTGGAAGGACGTCACTACTATCACA atgtATTGTGAAGTCTACGTCCTATCAAGTGTGGTTGCCTCAAAAATTCCACCAACGTTCCCTGCAAATATGCTAGTCCGTATCGAAGAATTCGTACCGAGATGCCCATAA
- the F49C5.11 gene encoding DUF281 domain-containing protein (Confirmed by transcript evidence) — MYWPTLFLFICILLRPIESCMRMVPPDDVGFTTEEPALTTGLTEATTEPVTTATETESTTVAGDRAQLMKSRYQPMMEAKNLSQAIPTDPTEDGCIQQKVVCQAPGGTLCESVTLVADTSTASVFIGPEDAFNSDATLTCNKDGTWSSGTTRDIEQIYCIFVEPCA, encoded by the exons ATGTATTGGCCAACACTATTCTTATTTATTTGTATACTACTACGACCAATAGAGTCCTGCATGAGAATGGTTCCTCCGGATGACGTTGGGTTTACTACTGAAGAACCTGCTTTAACCACTGGTTTGACCGAAGCAACTACGGAACCGGTG aCTACTGCTACTGAGACTGAATCTACAACTGTCGCAGGCG ATCGTGCTCAATTGATGAAATCAAGATACCAGCCGATGATGGAGGCAAAAAACTTATCTCAGGCGAT ACCAACTGATCCAACAGAGGACGGCTGTATTCAACAAAAAGTTGTTTGTCAAGCTCCCGGAGGCACGTTGTGCGAGAGTGTTACATTAGTG GCAGACACATCTACAGCTAGTGTTTTTATCGGACCGGAGGATGCATTTAATTCTGATGCAACATTAACGTGCAATAAAGACGGTACTTGGTCTTCCGGTACAAC ACGGGACATCGAACAAATTTACTGTATCTTCGTGGAACCATGcgcttaa
- the F49C5.11 gene encoding DUF281 domain-containing protein (Confirmed by transcript evidence): protein MYWPTLFLFICILLRPIESCMRMVPPDDVGFTTEEPALTTGLTEATTEPVTTATETESTTVAGDQTVDRAQLMKSRYQPMMEAKNLSQAIPTDPTEDGCIQQKVVCQAPGGTLCESVTLVADTSTASVFIGPEDAFNSDATLTCNKDGTWSSGTTRDIEQIYCIFVEPCA, encoded by the exons ATGTATTGGCCAACACTATTCTTATTTATTTGTATACTACTACGACCAATAGAGTCCTGCATGAGAATGGTTCCTCCGGATGACGTTGGGTTTACTACTGAAGAACCTGCTTTAACCACTGGTTTGACCGAAGCAACTACGGAACCGGTG aCTACTGCTACTGAGACTGAATCTACAACTGTCGCAGGCG atCAGACTGTAGATCGTGCTCAATTGATGAAATCAAGATACCAGCCGATGATGGAGGCAAAAAACTTATCTCAGGCGAT ACCAACTGATCCAACAGAGGACGGCTGTATTCAACAAAAAGTTGTTTGTCAAGCTCCCGGAGGCACGTTGTGCGAGAGTGTTACATTAGTG GCAGACACATCTACAGCTAGTGTTTTTATCGGACCGGAGGATGCATTTAATTCTGATGCAACATTAACGTGCAATAAAGACGGTACTTGGTCTTCCGGTACAAC ACGGGACATCGAACAAATTTACTGTATCTTCGTGGAACCATGcgcttaa
- the F49C5.11 gene encoding DUF281 domain-containing protein (Confirmed by transcript evidence) — MYWPTLFLFICILLRPIESCMRMVPPDDVGFTTEEPALTTGLTEATTEPVTTATETESTTVAGDCRSCSIDEIKIPADDGGKKLISGDVPTDPTEDGCIQQKVVCQAPGGTLCESVTLVADTSTASVFIGPEDAFNSDATLTCNKDGTWSSGTTRDIEQIYCIFVEPCA, encoded by the exons ATGTATTGGCCAACACTATTCTTATTTATTTGTATACTACTACGACCAATAGAGTCCTGCATGAGAATGGTTCCTCCGGATGACGTTGGGTTTACTACTGAAGAACCTGCTTTAACCACTGGTTTGACCGAAGCAACTACGGAACCGGTG aCTACTGCTACTGAGACTGAATCTACAACTGTCGCAGGCG ACTGTAGATCGTGCTCAATTGATGAAATCAAGATACCAGCCGATGATGGAGGCAAAAAACTTATCTCAGGCGATGT ACCAACTGATCCAACAGAGGACGGCTGTATTCAACAAAAAGTTGTTTGTCAAGCTCCCGGAGGCACGTTGTGCGAGAGTGTTACATTAGTG GCAGACACATCTACAGCTAGTGTTTTTATCGGACCGGAGGATGCATTTAATTCTGATGCAACATTAACGTGCAATAAAGACGGTACTTGGTCTTCCGGTACAAC ACGGGACATCGAACAAATTTACTGTATCTTCGTGGAACCATGcgcttaa